From Nerophis lumbriciformis linkage group LG11, RoL_Nlum_v2.1, whole genome shotgun sequence, one genomic window encodes:
- the LOC133610853 gene encoding uncharacterized protein isoform X1 produces the protein MSILIVFAFSFLSMASIVGAVPVPELCADKCALVDEQQFQALVRWSRSLTEKILLSVSYMHTSCIHIESLQLNSSENAKFSTLASSINIPATPVLRITSEKLENSLRHMHEGLQLHRALLSCVSPRLENTQTATNLMDDVRDLAIQVNKMLKMLLTEHAMQTSLPSVKLRLPGEYEVQVAAHLTLVQLQSLSQDMVRFFRNLDRGNEETHLQSDTF, from the exons ATGAGCATCCTGATTG TTTTTGCCTTCTCTTTCCTCTCCATGGCGAGCATTGTGGGAGCCGTGCCTGTACCGGAGCTGTGCGCCGACAAGTGCGCACTTGTTGACGAGCAGCAGTTTCAAGCTTTGGTCCGGTGGAGCCGCAGTTTAACGGAGAAGATCCTGCTGTCCGTGTCCTACATGCACACGTCCTGCATCCACATCGAG TCTCTTCAGCTGAACTCCTCTGAAAACGCCAAGTTCAGCACATTAGCATCCAGCATCAACATTCCTGCTACTCCTGTGCTGAGGATCACGTCGGAAAAACTG GAGAACAGCCTGAGGCACATGCACGAGGGTCTCCAGCTGCATCGAGCCTTGCTGAGCTGCGTCTCTCCTCGGCTAGAAAACACACAAACAGCGACGAACCTAATGGATGACGTCCGAGATCTTGCCATACAAGTTAACAAG ATGCTTAAAATGCTCCTGACGGAGCACGCAATGCAGACATCACTACCCAGTGTGAAGTTACGCCTCCCTGGGGAATATGAGGTTCAGGTGGCCGCCCACCTGACGCTGGTGCAGCTCCAGTCTCTGAGTCAGGACATGGTCCGCTTCTTCAGGAATCTAGACCGGGGAAATGAGGAAACACATCTGCAATCGGACACATTTTAA
- the LOC133610853 gene encoding uncharacterized protein isoform X2 — protein MASIVGAVPVPELCADKCALVDEQQFQALVRWSRSLTEKILLSVSYMHTSCIHIESLQLNSSENAKFSTLASSINIPATPVLRITSEKLENSLRHMHEGLQLHRALLSCVSPRLENTQTATNLMDDVRDLAIQVNKMLKMLLTEHAMQTSLPSVKLRLPGEYEVQVAAHLTLVQLQSLSQDMVRFFRNLDRGNEETHLQSDTF, from the exons ATGGCGAGCATTGTGGGAGCCGTGCCTGTACCGGAGCTGTGCGCCGACAAGTGCGCACTTGTTGACGAGCAGCAGTTTCAAGCTTTGGTCCGGTGGAGCCGCAGTTTAACGGAGAAGATCCTGCTGTCCGTGTCCTACATGCACACGTCCTGCATCCACATCGAG TCTCTTCAGCTGAACTCCTCTGAAAACGCCAAGTTCAGCACATTAGCATCCAGCATCAACATTCCTGCTACTCCTGTGCTGAGGATCACGTCGGAAAAACTG GAGAACAGCCTGAGGCACATGCACGAGGGTCTCCAGCTGCATCGAGCCTTGCTGAGCTGCGTCTCTCCTCGGCTAGAAAACACACAAACAGCGACGAACCTAATGGATGACGTCCGAGATCTTGCCATACAAGTTAACAAG ATGCTTAAAATGCTCCTGACGGAGCACGCAATGCAGACATCACTACCCAGTGTGAAGTTACGCCTCCCTGGGGAATATGAGGTTCAGGTGGCCGCCCACCTGACGCTGGTGCAGCTCCAGTCTCTGAGTCAGGACATGGTCCGCTTCTTCAGGAATCTAGACCGGGGAAATGAGGAAACACATCTGCAATCGGACACATTTTAA